Within Gilvibacter sp. SZ-19, the genomic segment TTGAGGATTACTCACTCCGCTCGTGATCCTTCAACGCTCCGCGGTAAACGAGGATTCTTTGCTGCGCAAAGTTCCTCCAACGCTCCGCGTTGAAAGTGCAAAAAGCACAAAAAAGAAAAAGCAAGCTATTCTTTTTTGCTTGCTTTTTCCACTTATTCGTGACCGCGGAAGGATTCGAACCCTCAACCCTCAGAGCCGAAATCTGATATTCTATCCAGTTGAACTACGCGGCCAGTATTTTTCTATCCAGTTGCCTTGTCCTGCGAAGGCTATGCCGCAGCAGGAAACTACGCGGCCGGTCTATCCCCATGAAAATGGGGATCTCCATATTTTTAAGACAACTTCGCTTTAACCAATTTAGCAATGGTGCTACCATCGGCTTTACCGGCGAGTTTGCCGTTAGCCATACCCATGACCTTGCCCATATCTTTCATGCTAGAAGCTCCGGTTTGGGCAATGATCTCGTCTACCACCTTCCCTATCTCTTCTTCAGACATTTGTTCTGGCAAGAATTGCGAGATGATCTCTGCCTGAGCCAATTCAGGCGCTGCAAGATCGTCTCTCCCTTGCTCGGTAAAGATCGCGGCGCTGTCTTTGCGCTGTTTTACCAACTTCTGAAGCAATTTAAGCTCTTCTGCTTCGGTAAGTTCGGCCTTGGCACCAGATTCAGTTTGCGCCAAAAGAATGGCCGACTTTACGGCTCTTAACGACTCTAAAGCCTGGCTGTCTTTTGCTTTCATAGCCACTTTCATGGCATCCATTACTTTGGATTGTAAACTCATTGTTTATGGGCTTTAAACTAGAGTGCGAAGATAAAAAAATAAACCCGAAAGTGGCGTACCACTGTCGGGCTTAACGGGAAATGTAACACTAAACAAAAAAGTCTTTAATCTACATTGTCATGCAGGAAAGAGTTG encodes:
- a CDS encoding GatB/YqeY domain-containing protein, whose protein sequence is MSLQSKVMDAMKVAMKAKDSQALESLRAVKSAILLAQTESGAKAELTEAEELKLLQKLVKQRKDSAAIFTEQGRDDLAAPELAQAEIISQFLPEQMSEEEIGKVVDEIIAQTGASSMKDMGKVMGMANGKLAGKADGSTIAKLVKAKLS